One genomic region from Cellulomonas fengjieae encodes:
- the ku gene encoding non-homologous end joining protein Ku, whose product MRAIWKGAVAFGLVNVPVRLYSATGEHEVTLHQVHKEDGGRIRYRKFCSIDGEPVEMSDIAKGYETDDGELVVLTDEDFKSLPLSTEREIEVLEFVPVDQVDPILLQKTYYLEPEKAAAKPYALLRGALEQADRVAVVKVALRQRESMAILRVRDNVIVMQTLLWPDEVRAADFPVLEEDVSVRPQELAMAASLVESLAADFDPSQYEDRYAGALEQLIEAKVSAGSTRAVPLPAGEEESGDGGGDVVDLLAALQRSVEKARGARDEAPPEEKPKAKAKAKKPKSDEDEPTPRKTRRKAS is encoded by the coding sequence ATGCGAGCGATCTGGAAGGGCGCGGTCGCCTTCGGGCTGGTCAACGTCCCGGTCCGGCTGTACTCGGCGACCGGCGAGCACGAGGTCACCCTGCACCAGGTGCACAAGGAGGACGGCGGCCGCATCCGATACCGCAAGTTCTGCAGCATCGACGGTGAGCCCGTCGAGATGTCCGACATCGCGAAGGGCTACGAGACCGACGACGGCGAGCTCGTGGTGCTCACGGACGAGGACTTCAAGTCCCTGCCGTTGTCCACCGAGCGCGAGATCGAGGTGCTCGAGTTCGTGCCGGTCGACCAGGTGGACCCGATCCTGCTGCAGAAGACGTACTACCTCGAGCCGGAGAAGGCCGCCGCCAAGCCGTACGCGCTGCTGCGCGGTGCGCTGGAGCAGGCCGACCGGGTGGCGGTCGTCAAGGTCGCCCTGCGCCAGCGGGAGTCGATGGCGATCCTGCGGGTGCGGGACAACGTGATCGTGATGCAGACCCTGCTGTGGCCCGACGAGGTGCGCGCCGCCGACTTCCCGGTCCTCGAGGAGGACGTGTCGGTGCGCCCACAGGAGCTCGCCATGGCGGCCTCCCTGGTGGAGTCGCTCGCCGCGGACTTCGACCCCTCGCAGTACGAGGACCGCTACGCCGGTGCCCTGGAGCAGCTCATCGAGGCCAAGGTCTCGGCCGGGAGCACCCGCGCGGTGCCGTTGCCGGCGGGTGAGGAGGAGTCCGGCGACGGCGGAGGCGACGTCGTCGACCTGCTGGCCGCCCTGCAGCGCAGCGTCGAGAAGGCTCGGGGCGCGCGCGACGAGGCACCGCCCGAGGAGAAGCCGAAGGCGAAGGCCAAGGCGAAGAAGCCGAAGAGCGACGAGGACGAGCCCACCCCGCGCAAGACGCGCCGCAAGGCGTCGTGA
- the ligD gene encoding non-homologous end-joining DNA ligase encodes MTPERQMVDVEGRQVRVSHLEKVMYPATGMTKAEVMNYLVQVAPALLAQLRDRPVTRIRWTDGVGSEKFFEKNTPRGAPDWIRRQTLRAAPGAEDEGAELELPFLDDLAGLVWAANQGALELHTPQWRVGPRGKIHRPDRLVVDLDPGAPAGLDECAAVAHLVADRLREDGLGTTVPVTSGSKGMQLYAPLPGNRTVMEIRQYARDVAYEIAAAHPEQVVAIMKRDLRGGKVLIDWSQNHPAKTTITPYSLRGRDVPHVAAPRWWEEIGPGLQQLGPDEVATRLADRGDPFA; translated from the coding sequence GTGACACCAGAACGCCAGATGGTCGACGTCGAGGGGCGCCAGGTGCGGGTCAGCCACCTCGAGAAGGTCATGTACCCGGCGACCGGGATGACCAAGGCCGAGGTGATGAACTACCTGGTCCAGGTCGCCCCGGCGCTGCTGGCCCAGCTGCGCGACCGGCCCGTGACCCGGATCCGGTGGACGGACGGTGTCGGCAGCGAGAAGTTCTTCGAGAAGAACACCCCGCGCGGCGCCCCGGACTGGATCCGCCGGCAGACGTTGCGGGCCGCGCCGGGGGCCGAGGATGAGGGTGCCGAGCTGGAGCTGCCGTTCCTCGACGACCTCGCCGGGCTGGTCTGGGCCGCCAACCAGGGTGCGCTCGAGCTCCACACGCCGCAGTGGCGGGTGGGCCCGCGCGGCAAGATCCATCGTCCCGACCGCCTGGTCGTGGACCTCGACCCGGGCGCCCCCGCAGGGCTGGACGAGTGCGCCGCGGTCGCTCACCTCGTGGCGGACCGGCTCCGCGAGGACGGCCTCGGGACCACGGTGCCGGTCACGTCCGGCAGCAAGGGCATGCAGCTGTACGCACCACTTCCGGGGAACCGCACGGTCATGGAGATCCGCCAGTACGCGCGGGACGTCGCGTACGAGATCGCGGCCGCGCACCCCGAGCAGGTCGTGGCGATCATGAAGCGAGACCTGCGCGGCGGCAAGGTCCTCATCGACTGGTCGCAGAACCACCCCGCCAAGACGACCATCACCCCCTACTCGCTGCGGGGTCGGGACGTGCCCCACGTCGCCGCACCGCGGTGGTGGGAGGAGATCGGGCCGGGTCTGCAGCAGCTCGGTCCCGACGAGGTGGCCACGCGCCTGGCGGACCGCGGCGACCCGTTCGCCTGA
- a CDS encoding HU family DNA-binding protein, with the protein MSVNRTELVQAVAAKTGLTNTDADKAIKAFQEVLIENLAAGEAVTIPGFLAVSRAERGARTGINPQTGEKLEIPAGFRVKLTAGSALKRAVQG; encoded by the coding sequence GTGAGCGTGAACCGCACCGAGCTCGTCCAGGCCGTCGCCGCCAAGACGGGCCTCACCAACACCGACGCGGACAAGGCCATCAAGGCCTTCCAGGAGGTCCTGATCGAGAACCTCGCCGCGGGCGAGGCCGTCACGATCCCCGGGTTCCTCGCCGTGTCGCGGGCCGAGCGCGGGGCGCGTACCGGCATCAACCCGCAGACGGGTGAGAAGCTCGAGATCCCGGCCGGCTTCCGCGTGAAGCTCACCGCCGGTAGCGCCCTCAAGCGCGCCGTGCAGGGCTGA
- a CDS encoding RNA polymerase sigma factor translates to MKEPFERVVARHGATVLRVCRAVVGPVDADDAWSETFLAALRAYPDLPSDANVEAWLVTIAHRKAVDVVRRASRHAVPVAQVPDRVVQPADRHLDLWSAVAALPPRQREAVAYHHLGGLPYADVAALVGGTAAAVRRAASDGVATLRRTYPTIDQEEL, encoded by the coding sequence ATGAAGGAGCCCTTCGAGCGGGTGGTCGCCCGGCACGGCGCCACGGTCCTGCGCGTGTGCCGCGCGGTGGTCGGGCCGGTCGATGCCGACGACGCCTGGTCGGAGACGTTCCTGGCGGCCCTGCGCGCGTACCCGGACCTGCCGTCCGACGCCAACGTCGAGGCCTGGCTGGTGACGATCGCGCACCGCAAGGCGGTCGACGTCGTGCGGCGGGCCTCCCGGCACGCGGTGCCGGTCGCGCAGGTCCCGGACCGGGTGGTCCAGCCGGCGGACCGGCACCTCGACCTGTGGTCCGCGGTCGCGGCGCTGCCCCCCAGGCAGCGCGAGGCCGTCGCCTACCACCACCTCGGCGGGCTCCCGTACGCCGATGTCGCCGCACTCGTCGGCGGCACGGCGGCAGCGGTGCGCCGCGCAGCATCGGACGGCGTCGCGACCCTGCGCCGCACCTACCCCACGATCGACCAGGAGGAGCTATGA
- a CDS encoding Dps family protein: MALPKYTVPSLTLQEGADVAAVLQKRLDALNDLALTLKHVHWNVVGPHFIAVHEMLDPQVDAVRLMVDALAERIATLGGAPVGTPGALVQSRTWDDYSIGRDSAIAHLGALDVVYTGVIEDHRQAAKDVEEIDDVTNDLLVGHLGELELFHWFVRAHLESAGGVLTTGATQSEKTAARKASAKDTA, from the coding sequence ATGGCGTTGCCGAAGTACACCGTCCCGTCCCTCACCCTCCAGGAGGGGGCCGATGTCGCCGCAGTGCTGCAGAAGCGACTGGACGCCTTGAACGACCTCGCCCTGACGCTCAAGCACGTCCACTGGAACGTCGTCGGCCCGCACTTCATCGCGGTGCACGAGATGCTCGACCCGCAGGTCGACGCCGTCCGGCTCATGGTGGACGCGCTCGCCGAGCGCATCGCGACCCTCGGTGGCGCCCCTGTCGGCACCCCCGGCGCGCTCGTCCAGAGCCGCACGTGGGACGACTACTCGATCGGCCGCGACAGCGCCATCGCCCACCTCGGCGCGCTCGACGTCGTCTACACCGGCGTCATCGAGGACCACCGCCAGGCCGCCAAGGACGTCGAGGAGATCGACGACGTCACCAACGACCTCCTGGTCGGGCACCTCGGCGAGCTGGAGCTCTTCCACTGGTTCGTCCGGGCGCACCTCGAGTCCGCCGGCGGGGTCCTGACCACGGGCGCCACGCAGAGCGAGAAGACCGCGGCGCGGAAGGCGTCCGCCAAGGACACCGCGTGA
- a CDS encoding DUF6328 family protein yields the protein MHEHEARPDDGRSETQNERADRNWNELLQELRVTQTGTQILTGFLLTIPFQQRFNDLDAYQQDVYLVLVVLAVLATALFVAPVSLHRVLFGRRLKPELVTAGSRFARAGLVVLALVMAGSAMLIFDVVLSRRAGWTVGLSSILLLAVSWWLVPRLLAWQARA from the coding sequence GTGCACGAGCACGAAGCCCGGCCGGACGACGGCCGTTCCGAGACGCAGAACGAGCGCGCAGACCGGAACTGGAACGAGCTGCTGCAGGAGCTGCGCGTCACGCAGACGGGCACGCAGATCCTCACGGGCTTCCTGCTGACGATCCCGTTCCAGCAGCGGTTCAACGACCTCGACGCCTACCAGCAGGACGTGTACCTGGTGCTCGTGGTTCTCGCGGTGCTGGCCACCGCCCTGTTCGTCGCCCCGGTGAGCCTGCACCGCGTCCTCTTCGGGCGTCGGCTCAAGCCGGAGCTGGTCACCGCGGGGAGCCGGTTCGCCCGGGCCGGCCTGGTGGTGCTGGCCCTGGTGATGGCCGGGAGCGCGATGCTGATCTTCGACGTCGTCCTGTCGCGCCGGGCGGGCTGGACCGTGGGTCTGTCCTCGATCCTGCTCCTCGCCGTGTCGTGGTGGCTCGTCCCCCGGCTCCTCGCCTGGCAGGCGCGCGCCTGA
- a CDS encoding DUF2277 domain-containing protein, whose translation MCRNITTLRGLEPPATSEEIEAAARQYVRKVTGVQSLSDATREPFEDAVRRVAEITARLLDDLPQRRQPPTTVPPLRRADVQARIAAREAHERAHELGLPHEHAAV comes from the coding sequence ATGTGCCGGAACATCACCACGCTCCGAGGGCTCGAGCCACCCGCCACCTCGGAGGAGATCGAGGCCGCCGCGCGGCAGTACGTCCGCAAGGTGACCGGGGTCCAGTCGCTGAGCGACGCCACCCGTGAGCCGTTCGAGGACGCCGTCCGGCGGGTCGCGGAGATCACCGCGCGGCTGCTGGACGACCTTCCGCAGCGGCGCCAGCCGCCGACGACGGTGCCACCCCTGCGCCGGGCGGACGTGCAGGCGCGGATCGCTGCGCGGGAGGCGCACGAGCGGGCGCACGAGCTCGGCCTGCCGCACGAGCACGCCGCGGTCTAG
- a CDS encoding Fur family transcriptional regulator: protein MVVMPRQTRQRAEILDLLEDLDEFRSAQQLHEMLRARGSSVGLATVYRAVQALSEHGDVDMLRTPDGESVYRRCAQRSHHHHLVCRTCGRTVEIEAGQAEAWAAQVGAAHGFDDVEHTIELVGTCAGCRAVASS from the coding sequence ATGGTGGTCATGCCGCGCCAGACGCGCCAGCGCGCGGAGATCCTCGACCTGCTCGAGGACCTCGACGAGTTCCGCAGCGCCCAGCAGCTGCACGAGATGCTCCGGGCCCGGGGGTCGAGCGTCGGGCTGGCCACCGTCTACCGCGCGGTCCAGGCGCTCTCCGAGCACGGGGACGTCGACATGCTGCGCACGCCCGACGGCGAGTCGGTCTACCGCCGGTGTGCACAGCGCAGTCATCACCACCACCTCGTCTGCCGGACGTGCGGGCGCACGGTCGAGATCGAGGCCGGTCAGGCGGAGGCCTGGGCCGCGCAGGTCGGCGCCGCCCACGGGTTCGACGACGTGGAGCACACGATCGAGCTGGTGGGCACCTGCGCAGGCTGCCGCGCGGTCGCCTCGTCCTGA
- a CDS encoding methylated-DNA--[protein]-cysteine S-methyltransferase, which yields MTRVTDVDEADLARLHARLVAAAAADGLLDVAYRTVDSPVGRLLLARTAAGLVRVAFDVQDHDAVLHALAATVSPRVLEAPDRFDDVARELDEYFTGRRTTFDVPLDLRLLRGFRRDVVLHLPDIAYGRTVSYADMADLAGSPRAVRAVGTACALNPLPVVLPCHRVVRSDGMPGQYAGGAAAKRALLDLETRVGAAA from the coding sequence ATGACCCGCGTGACCGACGTGGACGAGGCGGACCTCGCCCGGCTCCACGCGCGCCTCGTGGCGGCCGCCGCGGCCGATGGTCTTCTGGACGTCGCCTACCGCACCGTCGACAGCCCGGTCGGCCGGCTGCTGCTCGCGCGCACCGCGGCGGGACTGGTGCGCGTGGCGTTCGACGTGCAGGACCACGACGCCGTCCTGCACGCGCTCGCAGCGACCGTCAGTCCTCGCGTGCTCGAGGCGCCCGACCGGTTCGACGACGTGGCGCGCGAGCTGGACGAGTACTTCACCGGCCGCCGGACCACGTTCGACGTGCCGCTGGACCTGCGGCTGCTGCGGGGGTTCCGGCGCGACGTGGTCCTGCACCTGCCCGACATCGCGTACGGGCGCACCGTCAGCTACGCGGACATGGCGGACCTGGCCGGGAGCCCTCGAGCGGTGCGGGCCGTCGGCACGGCGTGCGCGCTCAACCCGTTGCCGGTCGTGCTGCCGTGCCACCGGGTGGTGCGCTCGGACGGGATGCCCGGGCAGTACGCGGGCGGGGCGGCGGCCAAGCGCGCACTCCTGGACCTGGAGACGCGCGTCGGGGCGGCGGCGTAG
- a CDS encoding App1 family protein — protein sequence MTASSNARPAVGPSDGGPVLRTARGTGASTNPASSVPRSHLAARLEDGFDRALAHQLRARGWTVRIEPYAGYGATGWVRVLARTLLAAPQVSDHELPGAGGSAQAGSRSATALRGWRSFATAQVSGAELEVRVGDRTHTVVTDRGGYVDTILESDLPPGWHDVRLTTSDGATANAPVHVIGPDVRTGIVSDIDDTVMVTRLPRPFVAAWNVFVRHESAREPVPGMARLYAELRERDEDVPVVYLSTGAWNAAPTLARFLRRNRYPAGPLLLTDWGPTNSGWFRSGPAHKVAQLRRLFAELPDVQWILVGDDGQHDPEIYAGAAQHFGGHVRAILIRQLTFGEHVLAHGVPAPTVDSVRAEERAARRPDGIPVLQGADGTELLRLVRERGLDPA from the coding sequence GTGACGGCATCCTCCAACGCCCGGCCCGCCGTCGGTCCGTCCGACGGCGGGCCGGTGCTTCGTACCGCCCGCGGTACGGGCGCGTCGACCAACCCGGCGTCGTCCGTCCCCCGCTCCCACCTCGCAGCCCGGCTGGAGGACGGGTTCGACCGCGCGCTCGCCCACCAGCTGCGCGCGCGGGGCTGGACCGTCCGCATCGAGCCGTACGCGGGCTACGGCGCCACGGGGTGGGTACGCGTCCTCGCCAGGACGCTGCTCGCGGCGCCGCAGGTGAGCGACCACGAGCTGCCCGGCGCGGGTGGCAGCGCGCAGGCAGGATCACGCTCCGCCACGGCGCTGCGCGGCTGGCGCAGCTTTGCGACGGCCCAGGTGTCCGGTGCCGAGCTCGAGGTGCGGGTCGGCGACCGGACGCACACCGTCGTCACCGACCGCGGCGGTTACGTGGACACCATCCTCGAGTCCGACCTGCCGCCGGGCTGGCACGACGTGCGCCTCACGACCAGCGACGGAGCGACAGCGAACGCCCCCGTGCACGTGATCGGCCCGGACGTGCGGACGGGCATCGTGAGCGACATCGACGACACCGTGATGGTGACGCGTCTGCCTCGACCGTTCGTCGCCGCGTGGAACGTGTTCGTGCGGCACGAGAGCGCACGAGAGCCCGTGCCCGGGATGGCCCGGCTCTACGCCGAGCTGCGCGAGCGCGACGAGGACGTTCCCGTGGTGTACCTGTCGACGGGTGCGTGGAACGCCGCGCCCACGCTCGCGCGGTTCCTGCGCAGGAACCGGTACCCGGCGGGCCCGCTCCTGCTGACGGACTGGGGACCCACGAACAGCGGCTGGTTCCGCAGCGGTCCGGCCCACAAGGTGGCCCAGCTGCGCCGGCTGTTCGCCGAGCTGCCGGACGTCCAGTGGATCCTCGTGGGCGACGACGGGCAGCATGACCCCGAGATCTACGCGGGCGCCGCGCAGCACTTCGGCGGGCATGTCCGGGCCATCCTCATCCGGCAGCTGACCTTCGGCGAGCACGTGCTGGCGCACGGTGTACCGGCGCCCACGGTCGACTCGGTGCGTGCGGAGGAGCGGGCGGCGCGCCGCCCGGACGGTATCCCTGTGCTGCAGGGTGCCGACGGTACGGAGCTGCTGCGCCTGGTGCGCGAACGGGGCCTGGACCCCGCCTAG
- a CDS encoding PHP domain-containing protein: MSGLSRRGAAQQQADAVAALRRIAFLLERAQASRYRAEAFRGAARSIERQDEQRLAALAASGSLTDLPSVGARTADVVAHVLRDQPVEYLDELEQQYASAGASLDAGAAALRERLRGDLHSHTEASDGATPIQEMVLAALELGHEYLAITDHSPRLTVANGLSAARLRAQLDQVAALNRAVGPFRVLSGIECDILEDGGLDQDPDLLDELDVVVASVHSKLRMESGPMTRRMIAAVSNPRTDVLGHCTGRQVAGKSRPPSEFDARAVFDACAEHGVAVEINCRPDRLDPPHELLAIAIDAGCDFSIDTDAHAPGQLDWLAAGCARAAQHDLDPARVITTWPVEDLLARTHR; encoded by the coding sequence GTGAGCGGCCTGTCGCGCAGGGGAGCCGCCCAGCAGCAGGCCGACGCCGTGGCGGCGTTGCGCCGCATCGCCTTCCTGCTCGAACGCGCCCAGGCGAGCCGCTACCGCGCGGAGGCTTTCCGGGGCGCCGCGCGCAGCATCGAGCGGCAGGACGAGCAGCGGCTCGCTGCGCTGGCCGCCTCGGGCTCGCTGACCGACCTGCCGTCGGTGGGGGCCCGGACGGCCGACGTGGTCGCGCACGTGCTGCGCGACCAGCCCGTGGAGTACCTGGACGAGCTGGAGCAGCAGTACGCGTCGGCGGGCGCGTCGCTCGACGCCGGCGCCGCGGCGCTGCGCGAGCGCCTGCGCGGCGACCTGCACTCGCACACCGAGGCGTCCGACGGCGCGACGCCGATCCAGGAGATGGTCCTCGCGGCCCTCGAGCTGGGACACGAGTACCTCGCGATCACCGACCACTCGCCGCGGCTCACGGTGGCCAACGGGCTGTCGGCGGCGCGCCTGCGCGCCCAGCTGGACCAGGTGGCGGCCCTCAACCGGGCGGTCGGTCCCTTCCGGGTCCTCTCGGGGATCGAGTGCGACATCCTCGAGGACGGCGGTCTGGACCAGGACCCGGACCTGCTCGACGAGCTGGACGTCGTGGTCGCGTCGGTGCACTCCAAGCTGCGCATGGAGTCCGGACCGATGACCCGCCGGATGATCGCGGCGGTCAGCAACCCGCGCACGGACGTCCTGGGGCACTGCACGGGGCGCCAGGTCGCAGGCAAGAGCCGGCCGCCCAGCGAGTTCGACGCGCGGGCGGTGTTCGACGCCTGCGCGGAGCACGGCGTGGCGGTCGAGATCAACTGCCGCCCGGACCGGCTCGACCCGCCGCACGAGCTGCTGGCCATCGCGATCGACGCGGGCTGCGACTTCTCGATCGACACCGACGCCCACGCGCCGGGCCAGCTGGACTGGCTGGCGGCGGGCTGTGCGCGCGCCGCGCAGCACGACCTCGACCCGGCACGGGTGATCACGACCTGGCCCGTCGAGGACCTCCTGGCGCGTACGCACCGGTGA
- a CDS encoding ATP-dependent DNA ligase, producing the protein MLATPAAGPAELPRGSDWSFEVKWDGVRALADTTSGHLRLFSRNEREITLAYPELGGLAALEGAVLDGEIVLMADGIPSFTALAERMHVRDPRRAAALAAQRPVTFLVFDVLRLHGVDLTASTYDERRAALSRLELPDRVELSPVYPDGQELWEITKQLGLEGVVAKRRSSPYVPGRRSADWVKAPHRRTRAALVGGWREETNGSGRMGAVLFGARDAQGALRFLGRAGSGLTGRRATELRGLLVPRSDSPFDDEVPAVDARGTRWCEPTVVVDTLYLARNPTGRLRQPVVRAVRTDTDADPWEQP; encoded by the coding sequence ATGCTCGCCACCCCTGCGGCCGGACCGGCGGAGCTTCCGCGCGGTTCCGACTGGTCGTTCGAGGTGAAGTGGGACGGTGTGCGCGCGCTCGCGGACACCACCTCGGGCCACCTGCGGCTCTTCAGCCGCAACGAGCGGGAGATCACCCTGGCGTACCCGGAGCTGGGCGGTCTGGCGGCGCTGGAGGGCGCGGTGCTCGACGGTGAGATCGTCCTGATGGCGGACGGCATCCCCTCCTTCACGGCGCTCGCGGAGCGCATGCACGTGCGCGACCCCCGACGTGCGGCGGCGCTGGCGGCCCAGCGCCCCGTCACGTTCCTGGTGTTCGACGTGCTCCGGCTGCACGGCGTCGACCTGACGGCGAGCACCTACGACGAGCGCCGCGCGGCCCTCTCCCGGCTCGAGCTGCCCGACCGCGTCGAGCTGTCGCCGGTGTACCCGGACGGGCAGGAGCTGTGGGAGATCACGAAGCAGCTCGGGCTCGAGGGCGTGGTCGCCAAACGGCGCTCCTCCCCCTATGTGCCGGGCCGCCGTTCGGCCGACTGGGTGAAGGCGCCGCACCGGCGGACCCGCGCCGCGCTCGTCGGCGGCTGGCGCGAGGAGACGAACGGCTCGGGCCGGATGGGCGCCGTGCTCTTCGGCGCCCGCGACGCCCAGGGTGCGCTGCGGTTCCTGGGCCGCGCCGGCAGCGGCCTGACCGGCAGGCGCGCCACCGAGCTCCGTGGGCTGCTGGTCCCGCGCAGCGACTCCCCCTTCGACGACGAGGTGCCGGCGGTCGACGCCCGCGGCACCCGGTGGTGCGAGCCCACGGTCGTCGTCGACACGCTCTACCTGGCCCGCAACCCGACCGGTCGCCTGCGCCAGCCGGTCGTGCGTGCCGTGCGCACGGACACCGACGCCGACCCCTGGGAGCAGCCGTGA
- a CDS encoding FAD-dependent oxidoreductase, giving the protein MTYREEDSATRKPVLLTVDDDPAVSRSVARDLRRRYGSAYRVVRADSGPLALDALRDLRLRGDQVAVLLADHRMPGMTGIEFLEQAMDIYPQARRVLLTAYADTDAAIDAVNVVDLDHYLLKPWDPPEEKFYPVLDAQLEAWTANPPRTVVETKVVGHRWSARSSEVREFLARNQVPYRWYSSDSPEGRVLLDAAEADATSLPVVVTTQGGVLVAPTDAQLAQQVGLSVNASERFYDLVVIGAGPAGLSAALYGASEGLRTALVERTATGGQAGQSSRIENYLGFPDGVSGAQLTERARRQALKFGAEIVLTRDAVALEVRGAGRSVRFDDGSTVDAHTVIVASGVAYRELAGPGIGELTGRGVYYGSALTEATACEDQDIYVVGGANSAGQAAMYLSRHARSVTLVVRAGSLDQSMSRYLVEQVEGNDRIRVRTHSEVVEAVGAEHLEQVVLRDTVTGEQESVDTGWLFVFIGAAPLTTWLDGTVTRDEHGFVCAGHDLLVEGKAPDSWPLDRPPYHLETSVPGVFVAGDVRAESAKRVASAVGEGAMAVMLVHRYLEQL; this is encoded by the coding sequence GTGACCTACCGCGAGGAGGACTCCGCGACCCGCAAGCCCGTGCTGCTGACCGTGGACGACGACCCCGCCGTGTCCCGGTCCGTGGCCCGTGACCTGCGGCGGCGCTACGGGAGCGCGTACCGCGTGGTGCGCGCCGACTCGGGCCCGCTGGCGCTGGACGCGCTGCGTGACCTGCGGCTGCGCGGCGACCAGGTCGCGGTGCTGCTGGCCGACCACCGGATGCCCGGAATGACGGGCATCGAGTTCCTCGAGCAGGCGATGGACATCTACCCCCAGGCGCGGCGCGTGCTGCTCACCGCGTACGCCGACACCGACGCGGCCATCGACGCGGTCAACGTCGTCGACCTGGACCACTACCTGCTCAAGCCGTGGGACCCGCCGGAGGAGAAGTTCTACCCGGTGCTCGACGCGCAGCTGGAGGCGTGGACGGCGAACCCCCCGAGGACGGTCGTCGAGACCAAGGTGGTCGGCCACCGTTGGTCGGCCCGGTCGTCGGAGGTCCGGGAGTTCCTGGCGCGCAACCAGGTGCCGTACCGCTGGTACTCCAGCGACAGCCCCGAGGGTCGCGTCCTGCTGGACGCGGCGGAGGCCGACGCCACGAGCCTGCCCGTGGTCGTGACGACGCAGGGCGGCGTGCTCGTCGCGCCGACCGACGCCCAGCTGGCGCAGCAGGTGGGTCTGTCCGTGAACGCGTCGGAGCGCTTCTACGACCTCGTCGTCATCGGCGCCGGCCCCGCCGGGCTCAGCGCCGCGCTGTACGGCGCCTCCGAGGGACTGCGGACCGCGCTCGTGGAGCGGACGGCGACCGGGGGCCAGGCGGGGCAGAGCTCGCGCATCGAGAACTACCTGGGCTTCCCCGACGGGGTGTCGGGCGCGCAGCTCACCGAGCGCGCGCGGCGGCAGGCCCTGAAGTTCGGGGCGGAGATCGTGCTGACCCGCGACGCGGTCGCGCTCGAGGTCCGCGGTGCGGGGCGCTCGGTCCGCTTCGACGACGGCAGCACGGTCGACGCCCACACCGTGATCGTCGCCAGCGGCGTCGCGTACCGGGAGCTCGCTGGCCCGGGGATCGGCGAGCTGACCGGGCGCGGCGTGTACTACGGCTCGGCCCTGACCGAGGCGACGGCCTGCGAGGACCAGGACATCTACGTGGTCGGCGGCGCCAACTCGGCGGGCCAGGCGGCGATGTACCTGTCCCGGCACGCACGCTCCGTGACCCTCGTGGTGCGCGCCGGCTCGCTGGACCAGTCGATGTCCCGCTACCTCGTCGAGCAGGTGGAGGGCAACGACCGGATCCGCGTGCGCACGCACAGCGAGGTGGTCGAGGCCGTCGGCGCCGAGCACCTCGAACAGGTCGTGCTGCGCGACACCGTCACGGGCGAGCAGGAATCCGTGGACACCGGCTGGTTGTTCGTGTTCATCGGGGCCGCACCCCTGACCACGTGGCTGGACGGCACCGTGACCCGTGACGAGCACGGGTTCGTGTGCGCCGGGCACGACCTGCTGGTCGAGGGCAAGGCACCCGACTCGTGGCCGCTCGACCGTCCTCCGTACCACCTGGAGACGAGCGTCCCCGGGGTGTTCGTGGCCGGCGACGTGCGCGCCGAGTCCGCCAAGCGTGTGGCGTCCGCCGTGGGCGAGGGCGCCATGGCCGTGATGCTCGTCCATCGTTACCTGGAGCAGCTGTGA